TTGTCCCGAAACTTAAATATGTTTTTTTTCCACACAAATGCTCACATACACTCACCCTGTATAAATACATGCATACACACTCTATTCTATCCCTATGGGCATCGTTGAAATACTGAGACTGAGCCAAAGAACAACGTCGATTCACTGGTAAATTATATTCTGTTACGCTACAAACCAGCTCTTACAAGCATGATCAAATTATATTGTGAGCACCATGTTCCATCTATACAGTGATAGTCGTCCAACAGCTAAACACCACACAGGTCGAGCACCGCACACAAGCAAAAACAAATAAACAGGCCACAGACGAAGCAATATATATGTTACATTGATATATATAAACCCGGCTAAATGCGACACATAGGCGCGACCACCAACTGCGCGCGCGTATCGTCCTAGTGTATTCTATACGAGAAGCTTTGCTTGAGCTGTGTAACAGTTGTGTGAACGGATAGGATCTCATCTCAATATCTCACAAATAAACGCTTAAAACGAAATATATATGTAGCAAGCAGCAAGGGATACATTATTAATTGCAGACACGTCTACCATTTGTTTTTTGTGTACAAATGCAGATCAAAATAGATCACCCGCGCCACTGCCCTGCGTGCGTCGTTGGTACTGCCCGCGCACCCCCAGCCACCGCCGCCTCCAGCAGCACAGCCTGTAACATCCCAAGCACCACAAAAGCCCAAGATGTCACTAACGTCCCTTCCCTAATGCCAGAGTGAGAAACTCGGCAACAAACACCCATCTTCaaagtaaaacatggaagcaacaACGACAACCAAACTATAATTAGGATAGGTTCCATCACAATGTTTCTACTGAGCCACGAAGGATCACCATGACTGATAAACTAAGTTTATTACAGCAATCCAAAAGCACCATATGTCGAGTCTATTAGCTTCAAACAATGCAAGATTGCCTAATGCCACTCATGATTATCAGATAATTGCCTCTTCAGATTTTCGTATATGTCAGTGCTACGGCATGCCATGATCCTCATAATAGTCTATTCTGTGTGTTGATACATATTTTTTTTTACGAAACTGGTGGGGCCGAGGCCCCTACAGAAAGCTTTATTAGATTAAAAAAACAAGCAAAAACAAGTGCAAGTACAGGGCTCAAGCAGAATCAAATAAAGCAAGAGAGAGTTAAGTAGAGCTAAGAGCTCATGAgacaaaaaagaaacaaagaaaatgaAGAGGGAAAGGAGGGCAGCTACTAAACAAGAGATGCAATCCATTGATCAAACAAAACACTCAGACTTGGCTTCACTCTGTGGCTGACCATTAAGATCTCCTTGTGAAATAAAACTCTGCAGTCCTGGATATTCAGTTACAGGCCTTCAAAGATTAACTTGTTTCTTGCCGATCAGATCGTCCAACTCATGAGGATAACTGCCACCATGAAAAATTGTGAGTTTGACTGATCCTTGAAGGTGGAGACTACTGCAGGAAAGCCTGTATCATCAGGCAAGTGAGAAACAAATGTTCTACACTTTCTTCCATTGACAAGCTGCAAAGCTCACAATTGAAAGAATCTAGCTGCatattctttcttcttagtaaATTCCTAGTGCTTAACCTATCCTTGATCAAAAGCCAGAAGAAGACTTTGTGCTTGGGCTGACAATAACTTTTCCAGAGCCAGTTAAAAGCAGGATCTGCTTCAAGATGTCCTACTAAAACTCTATATATATATCCTGGATGATTAGAAAACCGAGGTGCCCCATCTAAAACCCCAGACATCATCTTCTGGAACTAAGGAGCTCGATCTGAGTGATCATTTCCTCAAGTGACTGCATCTGCTGAAAGGCTATGTGAGACAGAGGCAAACTGAAGAGTTATGACAAATGATTCTCTGAGAAGGCTCTCTCTACTGAAATGGATTTATTTTTGGCAAACGAGAACAGCTCTGGCATTCTTTGACTGAGTGTCTGTTCATCCCATTTGTCAAGCCAGAGCATGCAGCTTTGCCCATTTTTGATTTGGACAGACACCAGAAAGACCATTTCTTAACATGATTTGGCAGCCTCCCATTTCTATAGTGCTTCTCCCATACCAAGTGAACCCATGGAGTATCCATCCTATTAAAGAATTTGTCTAAGTTTTTCAAGAGCAAAGCCTCATTCTGTTTCTCAATATCTATGATTCCCAAACCTCCTTCCTTTGGCACACACACCATTTTCCAGGCAGCCTTGGGAGGCTTTCTAGCATTGATGTCTGAACCTCTCCAGAGACAATGTTTTCTAGCATTGAATGCCTTTTCAAAATCTAACTTCATAATTACAAGCTCCTTTTTTCAGTGGTGACATAAGTGCAAGTACTCATATGCCCAAGCTAAGCAGCAGTCTTGGATGGTTCTTGACTTAATGAAACCATATTGATTTCTATGTATCAAGGAGCAGATTACTGTCTGAAGCCTATTTGCCAATAGCTTAGTGATCAGTTCTGTAGAGGTATTCAGCAATGAGATTGGTCTATATTCAGAAACAAATCTTGCTCCCTCAAGCTTTGGGATAAGAGTGATGTAAGAGGAGTTGATGCTTCTAAAACAGAGAGAATTACTGTGAAAAGAGTTGCATAGTCCATAGAAATCATCCTTTATCGTAGGCCAACATTTCTTTAGAAATTTGTTATTAAACCCATCAAGACCTGGGGATTTATCATTTGGGAGTTTCTTAACCACCTCATCGATTTCTGCTGTGCTGAATGGTTCTTCGAGAAAATCTAAACCCTCTACTCTCTCTACAAAAGCAGCTAGATCAACAGAGAACCCTTCGAATTCTGAAACACCAAGTCTGTGTTTGAAGTCTTCCCAAATTATGAGCTCTTTGTTTTTGTGGGTACGTAGTGGCTGTCGATCCATCCTGCGAAACCAGCTAGCTGATAAGGTTGGTTTTGCGTCTTAAGGTAGCATTTGCATGAAAAAAATTAGTCCCTGCAACACCAAGCTTGACCCATCTAATAGCACCTCTTTGCTTCTAATAAATTCTTTGCTGTTCAATAAGCCCAAGAAGATGATCTTTCAGGATATTTTTGAAATTCCATTCCTCCAAACTTAGATCTCTGTACTCACCCAACAACTCCAGAAACTGTAGCAGTAGTTTAGCATTTGAAATTATATCCTTGAGGCTTGACCAACCAGCCTGCCATTCTTTGAGAGTCATTCTTAGAAGCTTAAACTTTGTTGTTAGAGCCTTAGCATGATCTGTTTGCTGAACTGGGACAACCCAACTTTGAGAGAGAACATCCATGAAACCACTGTGTTGCAGCCAAAATTTTTTAAACCTGAAGATCTTGCTTCTTGGAATAGTTGTTGAGAAGGACGCTAAGCAAAGACAATGATCAGAGGGAGTCACCCCTAGAGCCTTTACAGAGGTATTAggaaacactactacacaaaatcttttgcgCAGCGTTTCCAAAATGGCCTCGAGGCGGGTGGcctggttgcccgcctcggttattcgaggcagggcagccgggccagcaaccgcctcggttaatacattAACCGAGTCATGCATTGTAAAATAACCACCTTggttattaaccgaggcgggcattgtaACATAACCGCATCGGTTAATAAGTATTAACCAAGGCGGGTATTGTAACATAACCGCCTCGATTAAtgtattaaccgaggcaggcattGTAaaataaccgcctcggttaatacttattaactgaggcgggcattGTAACACAACCGCCTTGGTAAATCATTAACCGAGGCAGACATTGTAAAataaccgtctcggttaataagtattaaccgaggcgggcattgtaaaagaaccgcctccgtaaatcattaaccgaggtgggcattGTAAAagaaccgcctccgtaaatcaggCAAAACCCGCTAGACCACACTAGCCCACTATATATTCAGGACTTAGGGTTTTCTTCTCCACCACTTGCTCTCTCTCTCGGCCATCTCCCTCGTTGTAAAGATGGAGCACCAATGTGTTCTGTTCTATTTTCTTCCTATACCTCAACAGATATGGTTACTCTTGCCTCGAAACTTAAATATATGCTTTTTCCAACACAAATGCGCTCACTCACTCTGTAGAAATACATGCATACACAGTCTATTCTATCCCTATGGGCATCTTTGAAATACTGAGACTGGGCCAAGGAACAACGTCTATTCACTGGAAAATGTTCATGCTACGCTACAAACCAGCACATAAAAGCGTGATCAAATTGTGAGCACACACACCATGTTCCATCTATATAACACCTAAATACCACACGGGTCGTCGAACACCGCACACatgcaaaaacaaaaataacTAAGCCACAGACGAAGCAATATATATGGTACATTGATATATACCCACAAATACACCATACATATACTTGTATATAAACCCGGCCGTGTGTATGCGACCCATGTCAGGCGTATCATCGTGCTAGTGTATTTTATACGAGAAGCTTTGCTTGAGCTGTGTAACAGTTGTGTGAACGGATCggatctcatctcaatatcacaaatAAACGGTTAAAAATGAAATATATATGTAGCGAGCAGCAAGGGATACATTACTAATTGCAGGCACGTCTATCATTTGTTTGATGTGTACAAAAACAGATCAAAAAGAATCATCAGAAAAGATACACAATAGAGAAGTgaaagagaaaaaagaaataagAAGTACTTCTTGcattgtgtgtgtatatatatactagtAATCCACATGCGATTATATAATATTTGTATATAAACGCACGCACGCACGTCGTTGTCCGCGGAACGCTGCGAACTGAATGtgaatgtgaccagcacgtcgtaCATAATACACTTGTAATGGTATAAATAAAACGCACCTCCTCCTGCTTCTCCAAACCACCAAGACGCACGCAACCATCCATACCCGGGAGCGCGAGTGCGACAGCTAGCTACCTGCACCTACATACGTAGGTGTCGTCGTCAACATCCATGGGGAGCGCACCGGCCACCGTCCACGAGATGAGGCGTGCACAGCGCGCGGATGGGCCGGCCGCCGTGCTCGGCATCGGCACGGCGAACCCGCCGACGTGCATTGCCCAGGATGATTACCCCGACTACTACTTCCGCGTCACCAACAGCGAGCACCTCACCGACCTCAAGGCCAAGCTCAGCAGGATCTGCAACAACAAGAAGTCCGGCATCAGGCAGCGCTACTTGCACCTCAACGAGGAACTTCTGGCCGCCAATCCGGGATTCATCGACCCCACGCGGCCGTCCCTGGACGAGCGCGTGGAAATCGCCTCCGCCGCCGTCCCGGAGCTGGCCGCGAAAGCAGCCGCCAAGGCCATCGCGGAGTGGGGCCGCCCGGCCACCGACATCACCCACCTCATCTTCAGCACCTACTCCGGCGCGCGTGCCCCGAGCGCCGACCGCCGCCTGGCCTCCCTGCTGGGCCTCCGCGCCACGGTGTCCCGCACCATCCTCAACCTCCACGGCTGCTACGGCGGGGGGCGGTCGCTCCAGCTCGCCAAGGAGCTCGCGGAGAACAACCGCGGCGCGCGCGTCCTCGTCGCCTGCTCCGAGCTCACGCTCATCGCCTTCTACGGGCCCGAGGGTGGCTGCATCGACAACATCATCGGCCAGACCCTGTTCGGCGACGGTGCCGGGGCCGTCATCGTCGGCGCCGACCCCGTCGCCCCTGTCGAGCGCCCGCTGTTCGAGATGGCGTTCGCGTCGCAGACCACGGTACCGGAGACCGAGGACGCCATCTCCATGCAGTACAGCAAATGCGGCATGGAGTACCACCTCTCCAGCCAGGTGCCCCGCCTGCTGCGGTGCAACGTGGAACGCTGCCTTGTCGACGCGTTCCGCACGCTCGGCGTCAGCGCCGCATGGAACGACCTTTTCTGGGCGATCCATCCCGGCGGTCGTGCCATCCTGGACAACATCGAGGAAGTACTCGGTCTGGAGGACGGGAAACTGGCGGCCAGTCGCCACGTGCTCAGCGAGTTTGGCAACATGAGTGGCACCACAGTGATCTTCGTGCTCGATGAGTTGCGCCGCCGTTGGGCAGCAGCGGCCAAGCAGGGAGGGGATGCGCCGGAGTGGGGAGTGTTGATGGCTTTTGGACCGGGAATCACAATCGAGACCATGGTGCTCCACGCCCCTAGCAACCTGGAACTGGAGGGAAATTGACAATTCAAACATCGACCAAAAATAACTTCTATATACGGAGTATAAAGCATGCATGGTATAAACTATAAACCCGGTATAGAGGTTGGCCTAGTAAAATAAGCTCCTTATGGCTAATTCGTGGACCATATAAGGTGGTGTGTACAATTTGTGTTAATTGTATTTGTGCCTATACAATATAATATTGAAAGCAGAAAAGATTATCAGTTCGTCATCACTTTCTTCTTCCCTATCGGCCCATTCCTCACTCCCACCTCTTTTCTTGAGTCCCTCAGTCTGATTCCTCTTGTTAAGAGCAAAACCTGCAGTATAGAGGTTACCCTAGCTAAAATAAGGTCAATATCTCTCAACAATGCTATCTCACTCTAgactagagcaccgcacaatctcgTGCATGCTAGGAAAGAGTCCACAagccaccaaaccatctagggtCATGGCAATATCACAGTCCGGTAGAAGGTAGAACCGGCAGTAATCACTGTCATATTACTACTGGGTCTATCCTTGAACCGATAGTGATCCTTGTCTTATTACTCCTAGTTTGATTTCTTGAACcgagaaccagcagtgatgatgGGTTTCGAACCAGCAGTGATCGCTGAATCTAGAGTACTGAAGCTATTATATGTGTCGTGCATTTTATTAAATGATACTAGACATCAACCTTTTTGTCCTAAACCATATATATATCTTCATAGGCATACCGTGAATTAATGCTTACCAGATGTGCTATACATCAAAACTATGCACTGCAGAGAACACTACCGCCTATCGACCAATTACTTCATTCACTACCGGTGGCCATGCATCTCAACAGACAGGGCCTCGACCCATCAAATGATGTCTTTGTCAGTTCCAAGAGGCCAAACCACAGCAGCAAGAAACTCCACAACCAGGTTGCGGCCACTACTAAACAGGACAGCAAACTCAAAGGCCCTTTCACAAGCCCTCCGTCCATCACTCTTTTAAGCCACCACGCGAGTTAGCTGATTCAGAATCTCCGTCTTCATAGCAATACGATACCGATAAGCATCATTCCCATTCTCATCTTTAAAAATACACCTCGTGGACTTTGAAGTAGAACAAATCGTGATACTAGTCTTAGTAacagaaccgtctaatttataagagcacaagtacaatagcaatcaccgaagggatcaaaccgtcatacttgagaccatataaacccggtagtccgatgaaaccacgaaggatctcaaacgaaccaacatacaaaccaagatcgtacatgattcaacacaaccagtcacatgttacaatatGTTCACAAATAGTTTTCATACATCGGAGTTTTAacgaagttattacaacccaaatttAAGAGTAGCAAATTCACTGAGTCCCGTAGTgaacatagttttgaaacaacatcacgatagttcaaatacatagccagttcaagatcatcttcaacaaaagcacatagatgagatgatatagaataaccatgcccttggtcttactctccatcaactgcaggagttatgcaatgcttgtagtaaccatggtacatcatgtcatctgcaacaaataggaataaaccctgagtacgagaatgtactcagctagacttacccgtcataaaccaaaataatgagacaccaaggagtatgcaaggctttcaAGGTAGAgttagcttgataacattttgcataaaagcttaagtaatataacttagagatttagtacctctagcatcaatttgaatacctattcaattaagcatctctagattaacacctatactagagcaatcacttgattaagctaacaagcatcagtgtgggggtatggcccccaagacatgggctgcgccccaggggtggcccggcccacaaggttaaggcgtgcacggcgctgcttggcgtgcactgcaagacattgtatagtaccaaataggctactttacttataaccctacctcctctagagtatataatgagaagtaggggtcccctagcggataggatctatcagatcggatctacatacagatcaatacaatacatcaaagacacaggacgtagggtattacatcgatcagatggcccgaacctgtctaaatcgctgtctctgcgccttgtgtcaccatctggttcctgattacgcgcatccccaccgacaaatctaccatcgcgggatacccctcggtggactgccgagcatattctgtcgacagttggcgcgccaggtagggtgtgcgcttgatccatggcgagccagatggacctcaaatcaacaacgcgttctcatcaacaatctcgtggagatccatgtcggtccacgacgacgattcatcgctggctacaccagccaCCGCAACatcagatccgatctcggaaccacctccgaggtcgtcttcaccaacaactcaccgcccgccaggagctcgccgtcaacgccgatcagataac
This sequence is a window from Miscanthus floridulus cultivar M001 chromosome 10, ASM1932011v1, whole genome shotgun sequence. Protein-coding genes within it:
- the LOC136485263 gene encoding bisdemethoxycurcumin synthase-like; translation: MGSAPATVHEMRRAQRADGPAAVLGIGTANPPTCIAQDDYPDYYFRVTNSEHLTDLKAKLSRICNNKKSGIRQRYLHLNEELLAANPGFIDPTRPSLDERVEIASAAVPELAAKAAAKAIAEWGRPATDITHLIFSTYSGARAPSADRRLASLLGLRATVSRTILNLHGCYGGGRSLQLAKELAENNRGARVLVACSELTLIAFYGPEGGCIDNIIGQTLFGDGAGAVIVGADPVAPVERPLFEMAFASQTTVPETEDAISMQYSKCGMEYHLSSQVPRLLRCNVERCLVDAFRTLGVSAAWNDLFWAIHPGGRAILDNIEEVLGLEDGKLAASRHVLSEFGNMSGTTVIFVLDELRRRWAAAAKQGGDAPEWGVLMAFGPGITIETMVLHAPSNLELEGN